The Ahaetulla prasina isolate Xishuangbanna chromosome 3, ASM2864084v1, whole genome shotgun sequence genome window below encodes:
- the WFDC3 gene encoding WAP four-disulfide core domain protein 3, translated as MWARLLLVGVLLSFSADLHAASGGDGDEESLRPLNINPGYCPTACPMALEPCRVFCLDDVACGPGEKCCLQDCQLRCLAAERVRPGLCPRRRVLPSGTPCPNRCEDDRGCPPGQKCCFTGCGLECLRPRAEGPGVCTDPPTPKCQDRCRDDSDCAKEERCRPTACGFQCQGPPPGTPGFAQASQGPHPKPKEVEGKTPRKPGVCPLLLRGSLGPCVGKMLKTCTHDFDCEEAKKCCSNGCRMVCKEPGEGQLANWR; from the exons ATGTGGGCCAGGCTTCTTCTCGTTGGGGTGCTCCTCTCCTTCTCTGCTGACCTCCATGCTGCCAGTGGTGGAGATGGTGATGAAGAGAGCCTGAGACCTCTGAACA TAAACCCCGGCTACTGCCCCACTGCCTGCCCCATGGCCCTGGAGCCCTGCCGGGTCTTCTGCCTGGATGATGTCGCCTGTGGTCCCGGGGAGAAATGCTGCCTCCAGGACTGCCAGCTGCGGTGCCTGGCGGCAGAGCGAG TCCGGCCAGGCCTGTGCCCGAGGAGGAGGGTGCTGCCCAGCGGGACCCCCTGCCCGAACCGATGTGAGGACGACAGAGGCTGCCCCCCTGGCCAGAAGTGCTGCTTCACCGGCTGCGGGCTGGAGTGCCTGCGACCCAGAGCAG aaggtCCTGGTGTTTGCACAGACCCACCGACACCAAAATGCCAAGATCGCTGCAGAGATGACTCCGATTGTGCAAAGGAGGAGAGGTGTCGCCCCACGGCTTGTGGCTTCCAGTGCCAAGGGCCTCCTCCAGGTACTCCTGGCTTTGCACAGGCCTCCCAGGGACCTCACCCCAAGCCTAAGGAAGTGGAGGGGAAGACACCTA GAAAGCCCGGAGTGTGTCCCTTGCTGTTGCGGGGGTCCCTGGGACCCTGTGTGGGAAAGATGCTGAAGACCTGCACTCATGACTTTGACTGCGAGGAAGCCAAAAAGTGCTGTTCAAACGGCTGCAGGATGGTCTGCAAGGAGCCAGGAGAAGGTCAGCTGGCCAACTGGAGGTAG